A single genomic interval of Alteromonas sp. BL110 harbors:
- the moaC gene encoding cyclic pyranopterin monophosphate synthase MoaC: protein MSTFSHLNAGGEANMVDVSDKDVTKREATAEGFLYVSEDVIRQISEAKIAKGDVFAVARVAGIQGAKRCADLIPLCHPLALSKVDINFDIQAEQNRIKATCYCKLSGKTGVEMEALTGVNVALLTLFDMCKAIDPAMHMEGIRVLEKKGGKTGHWQSDT from the coding sequence ATGAGTACATTTAGTCATTTAAATGCTGGCGGCGAAGCCAATATGGTAGACGTTAGCGACAAAGACGTTACCAAGCGAGAAGCCACAGCAGAAGGGTTCTTGTACGTAAGCGAAGACGTAATTCGCCAAATCTCAGAAGCAAAAATTGCAAAAGGCGATGTATTCGCTGTTGCCCGAGTAGCGGGTATTCAAGGGGCGAAACGCTGCGCCGATCTTATTCCTCTTTGTCACCCATTGGCATTGTCGAAGGTGGATATTAATTTTGACATTCAAGCTGAACAAAACCGAATTAAAGCCACCTGCTATTGCAAGCTAAGCGGTAAAACCGGTGTTGAAATGGAAGCACTCACGGGTGTTAATGTGGCGCTGCTAACCTTATTTGATATGTGTAAAGCCATCGACCCAGCTATGCATATGGAAGGGATACGAGTACTTGAGAAAAAAGGCGGTAAGACTGGCCACTGGCAGTCTGATACCTAG
- a CDS encoding MoaD/ThiS family protein — MQVTVKTFAQTREITGEDNIALNVSDNSTIEAVISQLKTRSDKWALALEGSVLTACNQELCDLQTVLSNGDELALFPPVTGG; from the coding sequence ATGCAGGTAACGGTAAAAACATTCGCACAAACCAGAGAGATTACGGGAGAGGACAATATCGCGCTCAATGTAAGCGACAACAGCACGATTGAAGCCGTAATATCTCAGCTTAAGACGCGCAGTGACAAGTGGGCATTAGCCCTAGAAGGCAGTGTGCTCACTGCCTGCAATCAAGAACTCTGCGACCTGCAAACCGTACTCAGCAACGGCGATGAGCTGGCGCTATTTCCACCTGTGACAGGGGGCTAG
- a CDS encoding molybdenum cofactor biosynthesis protein MoaE, whose protein sequence is MFALVQVEDFDQGELYARLKQSADEKARGNTGAIVTFTGLVRDYNNSGDIDGIELEHYPGMTEKALMLLLGQAVDRFELNSAGALHRVGRIYNNEQIVWVGAAAPHRQAAFDAASYLMDMLKQSVPLWKKEFKGDKSEWVAAKASDDKAALKWMHKK, encoded by the coding sequence ATGTTTGCGCTAGTTCAAGTTGAAGATTTCGACCAGGGCGAGCTTTACGCTAGGCTAAAACAGTCGGCAGATGAAAAAGCCCGAGGCAACACGGGTGCTATCGTTACCTTCACTGGCTTAGTGCGAGATTATAATAATTCTGGCGATATAGATGGTATCGAATTAGAACACTATCCCGGTATGACCGAAAAGGCATTAATGCTGCTACTTGGGCAAGCTGTAGATCGTTTCGAACTTAATAGTGCTGGCGCTCTGCACAGAGTAGGGCGCATATACAATAACGAACAAATTGTATGGGTAGGTGCTGCCGCTCCCCATCGACAAGCCGCATTTGACGCGGCCAGCTATTTGATGGACATGCTTAAGCAATCTGTTCCCCTTTGGAAGAAAGAGTTCAAGGGCGATAAATCTGAGTGGGTTGCGGCAAAAGCGTCTGACGATAAAGCGGCACTTAAGTGGATGCATAAAAAGTAA
- the modA gene encoding molybdate ABC transporter substrate-binding protein, translating into MFFSLAMRLSSFVNLAMLILVSVSASASPSVAPGVMAFSSSAVHATGFEPVNAFTSESSDSDVGEQSGSVVFKRDEKINVAVAANFAKPLKSIAKQFTELTGIEVAVTVSSSGTLYAQIQHGASFDVFLSADRARPQALVDNNVVHHGNLVDYAKGKLAFVYTGDLSSEASHEASSERNCKEIAGSSTEDTAAQLNVQLTDCLSKQLVQLMENPQNKVAIANPKLAPYGDAAQQALQNLSLWQQFLPHRVMGKNVLQTLQFYTTGSVKGAFVAYSLALDLPSNFATTGNTKIADSTTVIVPVPETLYQPIVQSLVVNSKTAASLLPNLFEPRPIKNAIAPVNEPAHKDDVETTRAFNLADANGVSSPSLFVQYLMSQGVQHSLIEWGYEPTIASGVGI; encoded by the coding sequence ATGTTTTTTTCTTTAGCAATGCGACTTTCAAGCTTTGTTAACTTGGCCATGCTTATTTTGGTAAGTGTTAGTGCAAGCGCAAGCCCAAGTGTAGCCCCAGGCGTTATGGCTTTTTCCAGTTCTGCAGTGCATGCAACCGGCTTTGAGCCAGTAAATGCTTTTACTAGTGAAAGTAGCGACAGCGATGTCGGTGAGCAAAGCGGTTCAGTTGTTTTCAAGCGCGACGAAAAAATCAACGTGGCTGTTGCGGCAAACTTCGCAAAGCCACTAAAAAGTATCGCTAAGCAGTTTACCGAGCTTACCGGTATAGAGGTAGCGGTAACCGTATCTTCTAGCGGTACTTTGTATGCGCAAATTCAGCATGGTGCTAGCTTCGACGTGTTTTTATCTGCAGATCGCGCAAGGCCGCAAGCCTTGGTTGATAACAACGTAGTTCACCACGGCAATCTGGTGGACTACGCTAAAGGCAAGCTGGCGTTTGTCTATACTGGCGACTTATCAAGTGAAGCATCGCACGAGGCATCTAGCGAAAGAAATTGCAAAGAAATCGCGGGCTCATCTACGGAAGACACAGCTGCACAACTAAACGTTCAGCTTACCGATTGCTTGTCTAAGCAGCTTGTTCAATTAATGGAAAACCCACAAAACAAGGTAGCTATCGCGAACCCTAAATTGGCGCCCTATGGTGACGCGGCTCAGCAGGCGCTGCAAAACTTGTCTCTATGGCAACAGTTTTTACCTCACCGAGTAATGGGTAAAAACGTGCTACAAACTTTGCAGTTTTATACTACCGGCAGCGTGAAAGGCGCGTTCGTTGCCTACTCATTAGCTTTAGATTTACCTTCAAATTTTGCAACTACCGGTAACACCAAGATTGCTGATTCCACCACTGTTATCGTTCCAGTACCAGAAACCTTGTATCAACCCATTGTTCAGTCGTTGGTGGTTAACAGTAAAACAGCAGCTTCACTATTACCGAATCTGTTCGAACCACGTCCGATCAAAAATGCGATAGCGCCAGTTAACGAGCCCGCTCACAAAGACGACGTTGAAACAACCAGGGCATTTAATTTGGCAGACGCTAATGGTGTGTCATCACCCAGTCTGTTTGTTCAATATTTAATGTCGCAAGGGGTGCAGCATAGTTTAATCGAATGGGGTTACGAACCCACCATAGCATCAGGCGTTGGTATCTAA
- the modB gene encoding molybdate ABC transporter permease subunit, with protein MLTEFFGASSLEAILLTLKLAFITSGLLLLFALPLAWFLANWQSKAKPLVMSVLALPLVLPPTVLGFYLLIAFSPQSVLGQGWQSLTGSNLAFSFEGLVLGSVIYSLPFALQPLYSGFSQLDNRYLDVAKTLGFSASEAFIKIVLPLSKAPIVVALGLSFAHTIGEFGVVLMIGGNIPGETQVLSIALYEQVEALEYDNAHNLALALLIFSFVMLAALYRFNGLTSSDEAR; from the coding sequence ATGCTCACAGAATTTTTTGGAGCATCGTCACTAGAGGCCATATTACTTACCTTAAAGCTGGCCTTTATAACCAGTGGTTTGTTGCTGTTATTTGCATTGCCGCTAGCGTGGTTTTTAGCAAACTGGCAGAGCAAAGCTAAGCCTTTGGTTATGTCTGTGCTTGCATTGCCTTTAGTGTTACCACCAACTGTGCTGGGGTTCTATCTGCTTATTGCTTTTTCGCCGCAAAGTGTATTGGGGCAGGGGTGGCAAAGCCTAACGGGGAGCAATTTAGCATTTAGCTTTGAAGGTTTGGTATTAGGCTCTGTGATTTACTCACTTCCTTTTGCCTTACAGCCCTTGTATAGCGGCTTTTCGCAATTAGATAATCGTTATCTAGATGTGGCAAAAACACTGGGTTTTTCAGCCAGTGAAGCCTTTATCAAAATTGTGCTGCCTTTGAGCAAAGCTCCTATTGTGGTAGCGCTAGGCTTAAGCTTTGCCCATACCATAGGCGAGTTTGGCGTAGTATTAATGATAGGTGGCAATATTCCAGGAGAAACTCAAGTGCTGTCTATTGCGCTATATGAACAGGTAGAAGCGCTCGAATATGACAACGCACACAACCTTGCACTGGCCCTACTGATATTCTCATTCGTGATGCTCGCGGCGCTCTACCGTTTTAACGGTCTCACCTCTAGCGATGAGGCGCGTTAA
- a CDS encoding ATP-binding cassette domain-containing protein, with translation MQISALLPNRIDAKISLQPHSRFIGVTGPSGAGKSSLFRALAGVEKSAKVQTPWADKKVGIVFQQPMLFPHTDVRGNLALAQRHASSNALSIEESLRGCCSEHLIDKPVQALSGGEAQRIAIARALVNGPNVLLLDESLSAIDIFTRRKIYQFLNNLCVTGQLTCFVISHDLDDLALFSDELIYIDKGHVELCGKTRDVLATAYEKDGLATPSSVLEGVKLVLPRKALDSNQSQNAAIGSKNGSDAQQSQNIPPLQGNEQCQTENGIERVEVARQEIYVTTESLSYLPQQSDGQTPVRFAVKSCDVSIDTNFTEFGTASTSSILNALPCVISSIEYVSFPLTSSEGAANITQTERDTTKSAKVLLTLNVLDSTQNLYASISYISLKRLKLVKGMQVIARFKLP, from the coding sequence GTGCAAATATCAGCGCTACTACCTAATCGCATTGACGCTAAAATTTCACTTCAGCCCCATAGCCGATTTATTGGGGTTACAGGTCCGTCTGGTGCGGGGAAAAGCAGCTTGTTTCGCGCCCTAGCTGGTGTAGAGAAAAGCGCAAAAGTGCAAACGCCGTGGGCTGATAAAAAAGTCGGTATCGTGTTTCAGCAGCCTATGCTATTTCCCCACACCGATGTGCGTGGCAACTTGGCCTTAGCACAGCGCCACGCAAGCTCGAATGCTCTGTCTATTGAGGAGAGTTTGCGCGGATGTTGCAGCGAGCATTTGATCGACAAACCGGTTCAAGCACTTTCGGGTGGAGAAGCTCAGCGGATAGCGATCGCAAGAGCCTTGGTAAACGGCCCTAATGTGTTATTGCTAGATGAATCGTTAAGCGCGATTGATATCTTCACTCGCCGCAAAATTTATCAATTTTTAAATAACCTATGTGTGACAGGGCAGCTTACCTGCTTTGTTATTTCTCACGATTTAGACGACCTTGCCTTATTTAGTGACGAACTAATTTATATTGATAAAGGCCATGTCGAGCTTTGTGGAAAAACGCGCGATGTTTTGGCTACAGCCTATGAGAAAGACGGGCTTGCGACGCCTTCTAGCGTGCTTGAAGGGGTTAAACTTGTATTACCAAGGAAAGCTCTCGATAGCAATCAGTCGCAAAATGCCGCTATTGGCTCTAAAAACGGTAGCGATGCGCAACAAAGTCAAAATATTCCGCCCTTACAGGGTAACGAGCAGTGTCAGACGGAAAACGGAATTGAGCGTGTTGAGGTAGCGAGGCAAGAGATATACGTTACTACAGAATCTTTGTCTTATTTGCCTCAGCAAAGCGATGGGCAGACTCCGGTTCGGTTTGCGGTTAAATCCTGTGATGTAAGTATCGATACCAACTTCACTGAATTTGGTACTGCCAGTACAAGTAGTATTTTAAATGCGTTGCCGTGCGTTATATCTAGTATCGAGTATGTATCGTTTCCACTTACCTCTTCAGAAGGCGCTGCAAATATCACTCAAACTGAGCGAGATACTACAAAAAGCGCCAAAGTATTGCTAACACTCAATGTACTCGATAGCACCCAGAACCTCTACGCCAGCATCAGCTATATTTCCCTTAAGCGTCTTAAACTTGTAAAGGGTATGCAAGTAATTGCGCGTTTCAAATTGCCATAA
- the hemN gene encoding oxygen-independent coproporphyrinogen III oxidase produces MNNTTTLQQKAVSTITKYALNAPRYTSYPTALEFEQLQIDPLPQALANSKAPDVSLYVHIPFCKTLCYYCGCNKMVTRHNEKADEYLDYLEKEILSKRYLTEGRRVVSLHLGGGSPSFLSKTQHTYLMYLLKKHFTFEAGAELSIELDPRNIDKRYLQNLKCLGYTRISFGLQDTDYNVQKTINRVQSTSHIADLVFEARSLGFDSVNLDLIYGLPNQSLDTFSSTIAATKAMMPDRISLFSYAHLPERFAAQRKFAEETLPSSEQKASLYDLAVKSFTSIGYEMIGFDHFALSKDSLAIAKNKGVLHRNFQGYTLRGDADLVGFGVSAISTVGNAFAQNAKDLKEYYSRLDYHLPCSKVGLSLTVDDLIRKDVIASLMCNLVVDKQAIASKHHIKFDEYFASALDNLAEMNQDGLIEITSKYIRVPESARIYIRAICARFDAYLNNSETLSSYSKAI; encoded by the coding sequence ATGAATAACACTACCACTTTACAACAAAAAGCCGTATCGACTATTACCAAATATGCGCTTAATGCTCCTCGTTATACGTCTTATCCCACTGCACTTGAGTTTGAACAATTGCAAATTGACCCATTACCACAAGCATTAGCTAATTCTAAAGCACCTGATGTAAGCTTGTACGTGCATATCCCGTTTTGCAAGACGCTATGTTACTACTGTGGCTGCAACAAAATGGTGACGCGTCATAACGAAAAAGCGGACGAATATTTAGACTATCTAGAAAAAGAAATTTTGTCTAAACGTTATTTGACAGAAGGTAGGCGCGTGGTTTCCCTCCATTTAGGTGGCGGCTCCCCGAGTTTTCTAAGCAAGACTCAACATACCTATTTAATGTATCTGCTTAAGAAACATTTCACGTTTGAGGCAGGGGCTGAGCTATCTATTGAGTTAGATCCCAGAAATATAGATAAACGCTATCTTCAAAATTTAAAATGTTTAGGTTACACGCGCATCAGCTTTGGCTTGCAAGACACCGACTACAATGTACAGAAAACGATTAATCGCGTGCAAAGTACATCGCACATTGCCGACTTAGTGTTTGAAGCACGCTCGCTGGGTTTTGACTCAGTTAATTTGGATTTAATATACGGTTTACCAAACCAATCACTAGACACATTTTCTTCAACTATTGCCGCCACGAAAGCCATGATGCCAGACCGCATCTCGCTTTTTAGCTACGCCCACCTGCCCGAACGATTTGCCGCGCAGCGCAAATTTGCGGAAGAAACACTGCCAAGCAGTGAACAAAAAGCGTCGTTATACGACCTTGCCGTTAAAAGCTTTACGAGCATCGGTTATGAAATGATTGGCTTTGATCACTTTGCCCTAAGCAAAGATTCATTAGCCATTGCCAAAAATAAAGGTGTACTTCACCGAAACTTTCAAGGGTATACCTTACGTGGCGACGCTGATCTTGTAGGGTTCGGCGTATCAGCCATTAGCACTGTAGGTAATGCATTTGCGCAGAATGCTAAAGATCTAAAGGAATACTATAGCCGCTTAGACTATCACCTACCCTGCTCAAAGGTTGGGCTTTCACTCACGGTAGACGATCTTATACGCAAAGATGTGATTGCTAGCCTGATGTGCAATCTAGTGGTGGATAAACAAGCAATTGCTAGCAAACACCATATCAAATTCGATGAGTACTTTGCTTCAGCTTTAGATAATCTTGCAGAGATGAATCAAGATGGGCTTATTGAGATTACATCCAAGTATATTCGAGTGCCAGAATCGGCGCGAATTTATATACGTGCAATCTGTGCGCGATTCGACGCCTACTTGAATAACAGCGAAACACTGAGTAGCTACTCCAAGGCCATCTAA
- a CDS encoding SGNH/GDSL hydrolase family protein, with amino-acid sequence MIYFKVLALNLAIVLLFPVVLMQALWVRKKTAVLPEPEGERVLTSVQGSSLPPTNLLVVGDSAAAGVGALTQESALTGLLYASLSQIGPARVSLHAKTGFKSEDVLSLLRDLPSENFSSALISIGVNDVTKFVSLKRWQQNIDAISALLIDKFGCERIVFTALPPIHCFPALPQPLRALLGWRALLLNQALVKSVTACSNAEILYVTALNVRGTVVDIQQSGLMAEDGFHPSSKGYEMWARLALDRLTPIHQADINGSEKTL; translated from the coding sequence TTGATCTACTTCAAGGTTTTGGCGTTAAACCTAGCTATTGTCTTACTTTTCCCTGTTGTTTTGATGCAAGCACTGTGGGTGCGCAAAAAGACTGCTGTGCTGCCAGAACCCGAAGGAGAGCGTGTACTAACTTCAGTGCAAGGTTCGTCGTTACCACCCACTAATTTACTGGTGGTGGGTGATTCTGCAGCGGCTGGGGTAGGCGCTTTAACGCAAGAAAGCGCGCTAACCGGTTTATTGTATGCAAGCCTTAGCCAAATCGGCCCAGCCCGTGTGTCGCTACATGCCAAAACAGGGTTTAAAAGTGAAGATGTGCTTAGTCTTCTGCGAGATCTCCCCTCCGAAAACTTCTCGTCTGCGCTTATTTCTATAGGTGTTAACGATGTCACTAAATTTGTGTCACTAAAGCGGTGGCAGCAAAATATTGATGCCATCAGTGCGCTATTAATAGATAAATTTGGCTGTGAAAGAATAGTGTTTACAGCACTTCCACCAATCCACTGCTTTCCTGCGCTTCCGCAGCCATTACGGGCATTGTTAGGCTGGCGAGCATTACTTTTAAACCAAGCTCTGGTTAAATCCGTAACAGCATGTTCTAACGCAGAAATACTCTATGTCACCGCGCTTAACGTAAGGGGGACTGTTGTCGACATACAGCAAAGTGGCTTAATGGCTGAAGATGGCTTTCATCCGTCTTCTAAAGGTTATGAGATGTGGGCGCGTTTAGCTTTAGACAGACTCACGCCCATTCATCAGGCCGATATAAACGGTTCAGAAAAGACGTTGTAA
- a CDS encoding DsbA family oxidoreductase, which translates to MAASEQGAQGVQKVTVNMVSDVVCPWCIVGYQRLQEAIKTLDNIEVDIKFHPFELNPNMPAEGQNLREHIMEKYGISEQQSVENRERLVQAGEELGFAFNFTDDSRMQNTFKAHQLIHFASQNDLEEEMKLSLFNAYFTDGKDVNDLGVLVELAESVGLDKTEAEAVIKSEKYAQVVREEETLWMQRGIQSVPTFVIGNQGVAGAQEPATLAAFISQAASQQ; encoded by the coding sequence ATGGCAGCAAGTGAGCAAGGTGCACAGGGTGTACAGAAAGTAACGGTTAATATGGTATCTGATGTGGTATGCCCATGGTGTATTGTGGGGTATCAGCGGTTGCAAGAAGCGATAAAAACTCTTGATAATATTGAAGTAGATATCAAATTCCATCCTTTTGAGTTAAACCCTAATATGCCGGCAGAAGGACAAAACCTTCGTGAGCACATTATGGAAAAATACGGCATTAGCGAGCAGCAAAGTGTGGAGAACCGAGAGCGACTTGTACAAGCAGGTGAAGAGTTGGGTTTTGCATTCAATTTTACTGACGACTCCCGTATGCAGAATACGTTCAAAGCCCATCAGCTTATTCACTTTGCTTCACAAAACGACCTTGAAGAAGAAATGAAGCTCAGCTTGTTTAACGCCTACTTCACTGATGGTAAAGACGTGAACGATCTTGGTGTTCTAGTAGAGTTGGCAGAGTCTGTAGGCCTTGATAAAACCGAAGCTGAAGCAGTAATTAAAAGTGAAAAATACGCGCAAGTAGTGCGGGAAGAAGAGACCCTTTGGATGCAGCGCGGAATTCAAAGTGTACCTACATTTGTGATTGGCAATCAGGGCGTAGCAGGTGCGCAAGAGCCTGCAACATTGGCTGCATTTATTTCCCAAGCAGCATCGCAGCAATAA
- a CDS encoding XdhC family protein has product MSNHVNQLLAQWLPLKNKHKWVLGFIFKTEGSCYRKAGAMMLFSDAGHQLGILSGGCLESDIVKKAQRVMTDGVSRTAVYDDEDEEDIAFKLGVGCGGVVHLALVPVNESNQYLSLDVVSEVLSKGKACDWRCAVDGTLGECTELEDHTAKPRKAILETIDGRRTLSVLMLPPIHLLVVGGGYDATFMTKLASLQGYLVSLWDPRPAQARLEHFPEVNYLIEDPSTEGLRLHMGEHNIQAAVLMSHHREIDAKALQVLSKQSLTYTAMLGPLHRKQEIMDLAGLGDTNFTQYFASPAGFDIGGELPEHIALSVIAQCHAVFHTKPAHLNR; this is encoded by the coding sequence ATGAGTAATCACGTTAACCAATTGCTAGCGCAGTGGCTTCCACTTAAGAACAAGCACAAATGGGTGTTAGGGTTTATTTTTAAAACAGAAGGCTCATGCTATCGCAAAGCCGGCGCCATGATGCTGTTTAGTGACGCCGGGCACCAACTTGGCATTTTAAGCGGCGGCTGCTTGGAAAGTGACATCGTTAAAAAAGCCCAGCGCGTAATGACTGACGGCGTTAGCCGTACTGCGGTTTATGACGATGAAGATGAAGAAGATATTGCTTTCAAGCTAGGTGTTGGATGCGGCGGTGTAGTGCATTTGGCACTCGTGCCAGTCAATGAAAGCAATCAGTACTTATCACTGGATGTGGTCAGCGAAGTCTTATCAAAAGGGAAGGCGTGTGATTGGCGCTGCGCTGTAGACGGTACATTGGGTGAATGCACGGAATTAGAAGACCATACAGCTAAACCTAGAAAGGCTATATTAGAGACAATTGACGGCAGGCGTACACTGTCGGTTTTGATGTTGCCGCCTATTCACCTTCTTGTTGTTGGCGGAGGGTACGACGCTACCTTTATGACCAAGCTTGCTAGTTTGCAAGGCTATTTGGTAAGCCTTTGGGACCCAAGGCCAGCACAAGCAAGACTTGAACACTTTCCCGAAGTGAATTACTTAATTGAAGACCCGTCTACGGAAGGCTTACGTCTTCACATGGGCGAACATAATATTCAAGCGGCGGTGCTTATGTCCCATCACCGCGAAATTGACGCAAAAGCGCTGCAGGTACTAAGCAAACAGTCATTAACCTATACAGCAATGCTTGGTCCTCTGCACCGTAAGCAGGAAATAATGGATCTAGCTGGGCTTGGCGATACCAACTTTACCCAGTATTTCGCAAGCCCCGCTGGCTTTGACATCGGTGGTGAACTACCAGAGCACATAGCACTTTCTGTTATTGCACAGTGCCATGCGGTGTTTCATACTAAACCTGCGCATTTGAACCGTTAG